The Diabrotica undecimpunctata isolate CICGRU unplaced genomic scaffold, icDiaUnde3 ctg00000694.1, whole genome shotgun sequence genome includes a window with the following:
- the LOC140431421 gene encoding uncharacterized protein, with translation MLPKHLKTDELSYEILIRNVSVPNTVEEKRKILAGLLSQEASNHSFSDVSVNLSFDVDYQQALASYSDLLSLISDYSGTKSDSRFKAFSSRLTHLSGRISRLQPTSVDEEKLKKAIRYDLLKLEGTLSDIVDQPDMVDQPVASTPDRVNLDYSQSSVSPVKSVPVYKWGIKKFSGKEPLIPFLEQIETLKFSRNCTDEDLFISAGDLFEGAAFTWWHNHFTKKSFNSWSELVASLKETYLPYNYERNLWEQIRSTKQSFKQPVSAYISYMESLMLRSSKSIPECEKVDEIINGLLPDYVKALAFQDVESVADLTKYCKRFEAALTISSRSKFSVESLSSSATCWNCNMTGHTFQVCNKPKRKFCHSCGFKNITTNECSRCSKNGLKEHSRENFSKTFKQPKSVNVSKKVIPKTTSFISNDNLSTFSSVQSETLPSSSTSVLSSGPLNSKVHLNSTSLLDVHNNDNRPYISISVGSETISALLDTGSNVSIIGSPSLFLLKKLKLALNYDVSSQLTTADGNIQSILGYVWLPVTLLSKTQSLKVLIVPSISHKMILGMDFIRLFQLCLDFSNFSFKATDLSTCVVNTVSSAENLSDIQQSQLNSVHRSDSVNVVTDSLSRIPEVSQVSLLNLSNLKTDAWYRNMIGKVTVNPNLYSSFKVQDDVLYKHVFSSSKFSDSSPEWKIFVPSPHRKEILQIYHDDPTAAHLGVFKTLSRISELYYWPKMRSFVVNYVHKCKVCASCKPLENISPIFNEVQKRIGHSYNTNTNCYNLRRHDVKFRVSAKVRKKNNILSKAVDDFSAKLAPKFIPCIIHKVLSPLVYNLKDLDGKDLGNFHVQDIKLDVTDSSDDESQ, from the coding sequence ATGCTACCTAAACATTTAAAGACAGATGAATTATCATATGAAATTCTTATTAGGAATGTCTCTGTCCCAAATACAGTTGAGGAAAAACGAAAGATCCTTGCTGGACTTCTTTCTCAGGAAGCCAGTAACCATAGTTTTTCTGATGTTTCTGTTAAtttatcttttgatgttgattaccAACAAGCTTTAGCTTCCTATTCTGACCTATTAAGTCTTATATCTGATTATTCAGGTACAAAATCTGATAGTAGATTCAAAGCTTTCAGttctcgtttaactcatttgtctggTAGAATCTCCCGTCTACAGCCAACTTCTGTAgacgaagaaaaattaaaaaaagctatCCGCTATGATTTGTTGAAATTAGAAGGTACTTTGTCTGACATTGTAGATCAACCTGATATGGTAGACCAACCTGTTGCTTCTACTCCTGATAGAGTAAACCTCGATTATTCTCAATCTTCAGTCTCACCTGTTAAGTCTGTTCCTGTTTATAAATGgggtattaaaaaattttctggtAAAGAACCTCTAATTCCATTTCTCGAACAGATTGAAACTTTAAAGTTTTCTAGGAACTGCACTGATGAAGATTTATTCATCTCTGCAGGAGACCTATTTGAAGGTGCTGCTTTTACTTGGTGGCATAAtcactttacaaaaaaatcttttaattcttGGTCTGAATTAGTTGCTTCCTTAAAGGAAACTTATTTACCTTACAATTATGAAAGAAATTTGTGGGAACAAATACGTTCTACAAAACAGTCTTTCAAACAACCTGTCTCTGCATATATTTCTTATATGGAGTCTTTGATGCTCCGGTCTTCAAAATCTATTCCTGAGTGTGAAAAAGTAGATGAAATCATTAATGGTCTTCTTCCTGATTATGTCAAGGCTCTTGCTTTCCAGGATGTGGAATCAGTTGCAGACCTTACAAAGTATTGTAAGAGATTTGAAGCCGCTCTTACTATTTCTTCTCGCAGTAAATTTTCTGTTGAGTCTCTTTCTTCTTCTGCTACATGTTGGAACTGCAACATGACAGGCCATACTTTTCAAGTAtgtaataaacccaagagaaagtTTTGTCATAGTTGTGGGTTTAAGAATATCACCACAAATGAATGTAGCAGATGTTCAAAAAACGGTTTGAAAGAACATTCCAGGGAAAACTTTTCGAAGACATTCAAACAACCCAAGTCAGTGAATGTGTCTAAGAAAGTTATACCTAAAACtacttcttttatatctaatGATAATTTAAGCACTTTTTCTTCAGTACAATCTGAAACTTTACCTTCTTCTAGTACTTCTGTTCTTTCTAGTGGTCCTTTAAATTCTAAGGTACATTTAAATTCTACTTCATTATTAGATGTTCataataatgataatagaccatatatttctatttctgtagGTAGTGAAACAATATCTGCACTTCTTGATACTGGCAGTAATGTTAGTATTATTGGTTCtccttctttatttttacttaaaaaactcAAATTAGCACTTAATTATGATGTTTCAAGTCAACTCACTACTGCTGATGGAAACATTCAGAGTATTTTAGGATATGTTTGGTTACCTGTTACTTTATTGAGTAAAACTCAATCACTTAAAGTGTTAATAGttccttctatttcacataagATGATATTAGGTATGGATTTTATTCGTTTGTTTCAACTTTGTTTGGATTtctcaaatttttcatttaaggctACAGATTTATCTACTTGTGTAGTAAATACTGTTAGCAGTGCTGAAAATCTTTCTGACATTCAACAGTCACAACTTAACTCTGTTCATCGTAGTGATTCTGTAAATGTAGTAACTGACTCTCTTTCAAGAATTCCTGAAGTATCTCAAGTTTCTCTCTTGaatttatctaatttaaaaacaGATGCTTGGTATAGGAATATGATAGGGAAAGTTACAGTAAACCCTAACTTATATTCCTCTTTTAAGGTTCAGGATGATGTtctttataaacatgttttttctagctcaaagttttctgattcttctccagaatggaaaatttttgttccttctccacataggaaggaaattttgcaaatatatcatgatgatcctacagctgctcatttaggtgtctttaaaaccctttctaggatttcagaattgtattactggcctaaaatgagatcttttgttgtgaactatgttcataaatgtaaagtttgtgcttcttgcaagcctttagagaatatttctcctatatttaatgaAGTTCAGAAGAGAATAGGTCACTCTTACAATACCAACACTAATTGCTACAATTTACGTAGACATGATGTAAAATTTCGTGTAAGTGCTAAAGTCCGGAAGAAAAATAACATCCTTTCAAAAGCTGTGGATGATTTTTCTGCTAAATTAGCTCCCAAATTTATTCCCTGTATTATACATAAagttttatctcctttagtatataatcttaaggatctagatggtaaagaccttggtaattttcatgtgcaagatattaagttagatgttactgattctagtgatgatgagtctcaataa